GTACAGTTTCGATATCGTCTAATAAGTTTGTCTGACATTACAAACACATACAAATCGAATGCAAAAATATATCAACGAAATAGTGTTAGCTTATTTTGAAATCATAAGTAGACTCTCGCCAAATGTGACAGTTTGAAATGTTAAATGTGATCGTGGTATGTTCTAGAATGCATTTCAAATGCAAGCAAATTATATAGATAGTATGCAATTCTATGAGTTGCCTGGTATTTATTGAAATTTAGTGATATCACCTATTCGAATGAGGTGATGATACACTTGTTTGAATATGTGATATCACATATTGGAAATGAATATTCTATATCAtctattgaaaatgaataatttaTATCACCTATTCGAAAAGGTGATATCACCTAATCAAATGTGcgatattatacatttattgcatgatagtgagggagatatgaagatttattcacccaagaaaaataatATTCACCGAGGGCAACGAAATTGTTATATAATCTACTGGGATATTAGATATGAAGAGGTGATATCACCTATTGGACATGAAGAGGTAATATCACCTATTGGATATGAAGAGGTGATATCACCTATTGGAAATGAAGAGGTGATATCACCTATTGAATATGAAGAGTTGAATTCACCTATTGGAAATGAAGAGGTGATATCACCTATTGGAAATGAAGAGGTGATATCGCCTATTGGATATGAAGAGTTGAATTCACCTATTGGATATGAAGAGGTGATATCACCTATTGGAAATGAAGAGGTGATATCGCCTATTGGACATGAAGAGGTAATATCACCTATTGGATATGAAGAGGTGATATCACCTATTGGAAATGAAGAGGTGATATCGCCTATTGGATATGAAGAGTTGAATTCACCTATTGGATATGAAGAGGTGATATCACCTATTGGAAATGAATTGGTGATATCGCCTATTGGATATGAAGAGTTGAATTCACCTATTGGATATGAAGAGGTGATATCACCTATTGGGAATGAAGAGGTGATATCGCCTATTAGATATGAAGAGGTGATATCACCTATTGGAAATGAAGACGTGATATCACCTATTGGAAATGAATTGGTGATATCACCTATTGGATATGAAGAGGTGATATCACCTATTGAATGTGAAGAGGTGATATCACCTATTGAATGTGAAGAGGTGATATCACCTATTGGATATGAAGAGGTGATATCACCTATTGGAAATGAATTGGTGATATCACCTATTCGAATGAGTGTTATCACCTATTTGCATTTCTTAGTACATTAATTAATGATTGGAACCTCCTTCAAGGAAATGTAACTCGAAAAGAAACATGGCGGCCGTCGAACCAAGGATCAAATATTTACAAAGCATTCGAAGAACAATTTCATCTTTTCATCAAAAACTTTCCATCActggaaataaaataataacGTTATCCACAATAAAtacaatttacaattattttgaatgaaaattaagcacaacgattttcaaataaaaaataaaaaaggcaATTCATCTTTTAATATTGGCAGGTAATTCAAGCGATTAAATCATGCAATAATGCTAATTATGTACACAAAACTATATACATTTTTCTCGCTAAGCGTTCTAGCAAATGAATGTGAAGTTGAATTAATTTTATAGTTCACATCTTGTATGCATGTCCACAACCCTGTATGTCGACCAACTTGATTGTTTGGTATAAcctatacatgtaatcataattATATGATGTAAAgcaaacatgtatataaaaagttgGTCTATATAAGGTCATCTGAAATCTGTTTGCTACGATCTAATAATTAGctcaaatatcaaaactttaacTGGTTTATAGAGTGGTCCATGTTCATGcaagatttcttttttttttaataacaagatgtattttacaatacaacaataaaaaaaaattctggaagCGGTAAATCAAATTTATTCCGAGTATAAATACCcaatatagatttttaaaattacgatctatttcaataaataacttATTTTCTCCATTTCGCATGATTCGTAGGAAATTGTAAGATGAAGAACCTtaaaattaaagatatatgaCTCTGAAATTGCTACATGTAGGTACATTTCTTTTGAGAAAATAAAAGTTctttttgtacaaaatctacgaagaattttgacatttttcacTCACCTGAATTGACATTCCTGACCATGCGGCGGTGGTAGTGGTGAGCGTGGGACTCCTACATGGCCATGTCGCATGATGGGTACTAGATCTCCAATCTTGTGGGTAGGACTAAAGATATTAAAATCATCAATAGGAACATCATGATGGTGTGGATCATGATGAGGTGGATTGACGGGTACGTCATGGTGATGTGGATCACGATGACGTGGATTCACGGGTACGTCATGGTGATGTGGGTCACGATGACGTGGATTCACGGGTACGTCATGGTGATGTGGGTCACGATGAGGTGGATTCACGGGTACGTCATGGTGATGTGGGTCACGATGACGTGGATTCACGGGTACGTCATGGTGATGTGGGTCACGATGACGTGGATTCATGGGTACGTCATGGTGATGTGGGTCACGATGACGTGGATTCACGGGTACCCCATGGTGATGTGGGTCACGATGAGGTGGATTCACGGGTGCGTCATGGTGATGTGGATCATGATGGTGACCATTTGAACCAATTGAAACATCACGATGGCGTGGATCTATCTGATCAGGAAAAAATCGACGAGGGGTAACCGGTGCCCTTCGTCGTGAAGGAACGGATTCATCATGCTGATGTGGGCTAACTGGCACAAAAATAACCTGTGCTCCTGCTGGCAAACGACCCGTTCGGCTGTCATGGCGTCTAGAATTGACTGGTATATCAGGAGAATGTGGACTTACTGGCAAACCACCACGACCAGTGCTTACTGGTAGAGATCCAAAGAAAGCATCAATTCGAGCTCGGTTTGAGGTAGATGGAGGACCCGGATTTTGTGGACCTACTGGGAAAATACCCTGGGCTGTGTTAACTGGTACACCACCAGTGAATTGGTTAAAACCATTAGTTCCTGCACGGGGATCTAGATTTGTCGGAGAAAATGGACTGATTTGACCAATGTTTAATCCATTGTTAAAGCCCAGTGCGCTAGCAGAAGGCGATCTAGGAATCGGATTTAATGACGACTGGTCGAGATGTGATTTTAATGTCGCCTTTCGGGTTCCAGTAGGAAGGGACTGGTCCTTCGTAGGGTCATGGATCACCAAAGCTTGGGACAAAATCCCTAAACACAAAACTAGAGTAAAAACTTCCAATCGCATTTTTAACCCATAGAATTCAAgtgacaatttaaaaaaactaCCTGTTTTGTGTATAACACTGGAACGTTACACTCCTCCCTTTTGTACCTGATCCATCACATTCAAAGACAGATTACGGTTAACAACCATAGAAAAACCATAAGCCTGTGACTGTGACGTttacttttgatgaaaacttaaatgatttttccCCCATGAAAGTATAATTAATCTGATGCTTAGGTCGATTCGCATTACTGGCACTTAAACACAAATGTCACAATGGCCTCATTTATCTACAGTTATTTCCGTATAAACCATCGAGTTTTCAAACTAACATTTACTATGGGGGCTattttatcttgtttagaaTTGACTGTATCAAAGACGAGATGGCTATATAGATTTCCCTGAGTGTGTTAAGTTCATCGCATTTTCTGCTCCCTTTCGGTAATATTAGCATGTGTACTCTACATATGCATTCAGTATGGTGGCATGTTTTTGCCATCAACTTAACTTTTGATCTGCATGATTACCTGGTAAATTCACGATAGCTGCCCAAACAAcaagtatatataaatataagatgTACGTCAATACAAAAAGCCATTTTCAACTCGCCTATTTAAGGTAGGTTAGCATGGCTATAACTGTGATAGATTGCAGAGATAACTCTCTGATATCTTGACATAATGTGTTGCTTTGATCGATTCCTGCCATCAAATCGCATTCACATGAGTTTTCGTCAagacaatttcaaccaatgaaattggtGGAATCCTAAACTCGTTTTATGTCTACGTCATATGCCTTGCAATTAATCAGGGAATGTACgacattttcattttgaatatattaaggttttgtttttataaatatcaatttctTGAAAACCTCATACATTATATCTTCCATATTTACAAATGTAGAATCCAAAATAATAATTGAACCAAATCTACATTTTAACATACATATACCTATCTTTAAATTGGGATAATTGTTACTTATTCTCAAAATATCAATTACATATGTTTGATAAATGTGCAATTCCtatcataaatatttgataGCGGTGGCGCTCAGCGGTTACAGCATTCGCTTTGGGGCCGGACAGTCATGGTAAAATGTAAGATATAAACTTCattgagggtatgaactgcgacgcttcacgccggcgtGAAGCCTTGCAgatcataccctcatgtattttcaaaaatgaactGAAGAAAAAGGAGACTGGTTCTACTTCCATATATTCATCTGCGGACTTCTCAAATGATCTGATTCAGGGGAAACCAACTATAAAGAAGAGGGAAATCAGCCAAATCAGGTCTATTTGGGGAACTTTTCATCACGAAAGTTGAACCAGCAAAGTCATGCTTTGTATTTCATCTTCAATGTTCTTAACTAACTGTCTCCGCTTTGGCTGcttggtaatacatgtatatcccgcCTCTCAGTGTCTTCTTTGTATGACATGGACTCTCAGTGTCTTCTTTGTATGACATGGACTCTCAGTGTCTTCTTTGTAGGACATGGACTCTCAGTGTCTTCTTTGTAGGACATGGACTCTCAGTGTCTTCTTTGTAGGACATGGACTCTCAGTGTCTTCTTTGTAGGACATGGACTCTCAGTGTCTTCTTTGTATGACATGGACTCTCAGTGTCTTCTTTGTAGGACATGGACTCTCAGTGTCTTCTTTGTAGGACATGGACTCTCAGTGTCTTCTTTGTAGGACATGGACTCTCAGTGTCTTCTTTGTAGGACATGGACTCTCAGTGTCTTCTTTGTAGGACATGGAC
This genomic window from Ostrea edulis chromosome 4, xbOstEdul1.1, whole genome shotgun sequence contains:
- the LOC125670240 gene encoding uncharacterized protein LOC125670240, with protein sequence MRLEVFTLVLCLGILSQALVIHDPTKDQSLPTGTRKATLKSHLDQSSLNPIPRSPSASALGFNNGLNIGQISPFSPTNLDPRAGTNGFNQFTGGVPVNTAQGIFPVGPQNPGPPSTSNRARIDAFFGSLPVSTGRGGLPVSPHSPDIPVNSRRHDSRTGRLPAGAQVIFVPVSPHQHDESVPSRRRAPVTPRRFFPDQIDPRHRDVSIGSNGHHHDPHHHDAPVNPPHRDPHHHGVPVNPRHRDPHHHDVPMNPRHRDPHHHDVPVNPRHRDPHHHDVPVNPPHRDPHHHDVPVNPRHRDPHHHDVPVNPRHRDPHHHDVPVNPPHHDPHHHDVPIDDFNIFSPTHKIGDLVPIMRHGHVGVPRSPLPPPHGQECQFRGCSIGQECVIAKTIVTKSETLCPRAYSGRCVCVPGCVHDHKFIPHAFLKYEGKCKYCKCFPDGRVECRKSPACVADRQRDRHIRRKIRKNRKRQRKTISIAGVINRLLGTFLG